A single genomic interval of Oryza sativa Japonica Group chromosome 7, ASM3414082v1 harbors:
- the LOC112936037 gene encoding AP2-like ethylene-responsive transcription factor BBM2 isoform X2, giving the protein MVISLACFADWALRGLDYGGGSSDLSMLVGSSGGGRRTVGDGGGEAPKLENFLDGNLFSDVHGQAASGYLYSGSTVNGAGGYSNGGCGGGTIELSMIKTWLWSNHPQPQPSPPQHADQDMSTDASASSYACSDVLVGSCNGGGGGAGGTASSHGQSLALSMSTWSVASTAGGSVVVAAESSSSENRRVDSPGGAVPRKSIDTFGQRTSIYRAVRDFH; this is encoded by the coding sequence ATGGTGATCTCCCTGGCGTGCTTTGCAGATTGGGCGCTGAGGGGTTTGGACTACGGCGGTGGCTCCTCCGACCTCTCGATGCTCGTCggctcgagcggcggcgggaggaggacggtgggcgacggcggtggcgaggcgccGAAGCTGGAGAACTTCCTCGACGGCAACTTATTCTCCGACGTGCACGGCCAAGCCGCCAGCGGATACCTCTACTCCGGAAGCACTGTCAACGGCGCCGGTGGTTACAGTaacggcggatgcggcggcggaaccATAGAACTGTCCATGATTAAGACGTGGCTCTGGAGCAACCACCCGCAGCCgcagccatcgccgccgcagcACGCTGATCAGGACATGAGCACCGATGCGAGCGCGAGCAGCTACGCGTGCTCCGACGTGCTGGTGGGGagctgcaacggcggcggcggcggcgccgggggcaCGGCGAGCTCGCATGGGCAGAGCCTGGCGCTATCGATGAGCACGTGGTCGGTGGCATCCACTGCAGGGGgcagcgtcgtcgtcgcggccgagAGCTCGTCGTCGGAGAACAGGCGGGTGGATTCGCCGGGCGGCGCCGTCCCGAGGAAATCCATCGACACCTTCGGGCAGAGGACGTCTATATACCGAGCTGTTAGAGATTTCCATTAA
- the LOC112936037 gene encoding AP2-like ethylene-responsive transcription factor BBM2 isoform X1: MSYTDLILSCGSSTGSPMVEISRKQRILGESCMVISLACFADWALRGLDYGGGSSDLSMLVGSSGGGRRTVGDGGGEAPKLENFLDGNLFSDVHGQAASGYLYSGSTVNGAGGYSNGGCGGGTIELSMIKTWLWSNHPQPQPSPPQHADQDMSTDASASSYACSDVLVGSCNGGGGGAGGTASSHGQSLALSMSTWSVASTAGGSVVVAAESSSSENRRVDSPGGAVPRKSIDTFGQRTSIYRAVRDFH; encoded by the exons ATGTCCTACACAGATCTCATCCTCAGCTGCGGCTCGTCCACCGGATCTCCCATGGTGGAAATCTC CCGCAAGCAGCGAATTTTGGGGGAGTCGTGCATGGTGATCTCCCTGGCGTGCTTTGCAGATTGGGCGCTGAGGGGTTTGGACTACGGCGGTGGCTCCTCCGACCTCTCGATGCTCGTCggctcgagcggcggcgggaggaggacggtgggcgacggcggtggcgaggcgccGAAGCTGGAGAACTTCCTCGACGGCAACTTATTCTCCGACGTGCACGGCCAAGCCGCCAGCGGATACCTCTACTCCGGAAGCACTGTCAACGGCGCCGGTGGTTACAGTaacggcggatgcggcggcggaaccATAGAACTGTCCATGATTAAGACGTGGCTCTGGAGCAACCACCCGCAGCCgcagccatcgccgccgcagcACGCTGATCAGGACATGAGCACCGATGCGAGCGCGAGCAGCTACGCGTGCTCCGACGTGCTGGTGGGGagctgcaacggcggcggcggcggcgccgggggcaCGGCGAGCTCGCATGGGCAGAGCCTGGCGCTATCGATGAGCACGTGGTCGGTGGCATCCACTGCAGGGGgcagcgtcgtcgtcgcggccgagAGCTCGTCGTCGGAGAACAGGCGGGTGGATTCGCCGGGCGGCGCCGTCCCGAGGAAATCCATCGACACCTTCGGGCAGAGGACGTCTATATACCGAGCTGTTAGAGATTTCCATTAA